In the genome of Nevskia ramosa DSM 11499, one region contains:
- the purL gene encoding phosphoribosylformylglycinamidine synthase, whose protein sequence is MSLHILSGGTALSAFRIERLRASLASHSPAVSGVRAVEFFMVDAQDDDEGVDEAALCKLLDASTAQLPTADAMLYIVPRLGTLSPWASKATDIAKVCGLKGVKRVERGRLYLLDGVTSLPTAALAELHDPMTESVLTTAADLQHVFASGTRRSLRKVDVLSGGREALVNANRDWGLALSADEIDYLVAHYTGAAKNPTDAELMMFAQVNSEHCRHKIFNAEFTVDGAVQPDSLFGMIKLTYKASPEGVLSAYKDNASVIEGHQAMRFFPDSDRAWREHDEPVHILMKVETHNHPTGISPAAGAATGSGGEIRDEAATGRGGRPKAGLSGFTVSNLRIPGFVQPWEQDLGKPSRIASALQIMLDGPIGAAAYSNEFGRPVLNGYFRTYEQKLPDGSMRGYHKPIMIAGGYGNIRGQHVEKLAVVEGAKLVVLGGPAMLIGLGGGAASSMATGASSAELDFASVQRANPELERRCQEVADQCWALGERNPILSIHDVGAGGISNALPELVHADDRGGHFKLRDVQSADPALSPMEIWCNESQERYVLAIAPESVAVIQAMCERERCPFAVVGTATAVQQLIVEDSDGSLPVDMPMPVLLGKPPKMQRVTSRKHPVSAPLAYPPAGDAAQKAFIKDAAERVLKLPTVASKQFLITIGDRTVGGLTVRDQMVGPWQTPVADVAVTATGFEAMTGEAMAMGERPTIALLDAAASGRMAVAESVLNIAAAHIGKLSDIRLSANWMAACGQGDEDARLFDAVEAIGRELCPALGIAIPVGKDSLSMKSVWQDGGETKTQTSPLSLVITAFAPVADVRKTLTPQLKAEAASRLMLVDLGAGKNRLGGSALAQVFGAVGDTAPDLDDPARLKAAFDWLQTMNAQGKLLAYHDRSDGGLFATLCEMAFAGRSGIDVALDALGPDPVAALFCEELGFVVQLKLADVDAAVASARAAGLHAGLIGEASADEKITIHHGGKTVFSNEVQTLYRNWAETSHRIASLRDNPDCTREEFDAAGDMADPGLSVRLTFEPSVAPKIGKRPKVAVLREQGVNGQVEMAYGFHAAGFDAVDVHMSDILEGRVQLDGFVGFAAAGGFSYGDVLGAGLGWARSILFNERARDEFQRFLAKDDRFALGVCNGCQMMAALKGIVPGAEAWPAFRRNRSEQFEARWSMVELTESKSMFFQGMAGTRMPIAIAHGEGRAEFGNAADQAALEAAGGVAMRYIDNRGRVATRYPANPNGSPAGIASVTNADGRVTILMPHPERTIAGTVGSWWPQQWDGKTPWFRMFQNARAFAR, encoded by the coding sequence ATGAGCCTGCACATCCTGTCCGGTGGTACCGCGCTGTCCGCGTTCCGCATCGAGCGCCTGCGCGCCAGCCTGGCAAGCCATTCGCCAGCGGTCAGCGGTGTGCGCGCCGTCGAGTTCTTCATGGTCGATGCCCAAGACGATGATGAGGGCGTCGATGAAGCTGCGCTGTGCAAGCTGCTTGATGCATCGACCGCTCAGCTCCCCACTGCCGACGCGATGCTCTACATCGTGCCGCGCCTCGGCACGCTGAGCCCCTGGGCGAGCAAGGCCACCGACATCGCCAAGGTCTGCGGGCTGAAGGGCGTCAAGCGCGTCGAACGCGGACGCCTCTATCTGCTCGATGGTGTGACGAGCCTTCCGACCGCGGCGCTCGCCGAGCTGCATGACCCGATGACCGAATCGGTGCTGACTACAGCTGCCGATCTGCAGCACGTGTTCGCCAGCGGCACGCGCCGCAGCCTGCGCAAGGTCGATGTGTTGAGTGGCGGCCGCGAGGCCTTGGTCAATGCCAATCGCGACTGGGGCCTGGCGCTGTCGGCGGACGAGATCGATTACCTCGTCGCTCACTACACGGGTGCAGCCAAGAACCCGACCGATGCCGAGCTGATGATGTTCGCGCAGGTCAACAGCGAGCATTGCCGGCACAAGATCTTCAACGCCGAATTCACCGTCGATGGCGCCGTCCAGCCGGACTCGCTTTTCGGCATGATCAAGCTGACCTACAAAGCTTCGCCCGAAGGCGTCTTGTCCGCGTACAAGGACAACGCCTCGGTGATCGAAGGCCACCAAGCGATGCGCTTCTTCCCGGACAGCGATCGCGCCTGGCGCGAGCACGACGAGCCGGTGCACATCCTGATGAAGGTCGAGACCCACAACCATCCGACCGGCATCTCGCCGGCCGCAGGCGCGGCAACCGGCTCCGGTGGCGAGATTCGCGACGAAGCGGCCACTGGCCGCGGTGGTCGCCCGAAGGCCGGCCTGTCCGGCTTCACGGTGTCGAACCTGCGGATTCCCGGTTTCGTCCAGCCCTGGGAGCAGGATTTAGGGAAGCCTTCCCGCATCGCCAGCGCGCTGCAGATCATGCTCGACGGCCCGATCGGCGCCGCTGCGTACAGCAACGAATTCGGCCGCCCGGTGCTGAACGGCTACTTCCGCACCTACGAGCAGAAGCTGCCAGACGGCAGCATGCGCGGCTATCACAAGCCGATCATGATCGCCGGCGGCTACGGCAACATCCGCGGTCAGCATGTCGAAAAGCTGGCGGTGGTCGAGGGCGCGAAGCTGGTCGTGCTCGGTGGCCCGGCGATGCTGATCGGCCTGGGCGGCGGTGCCGCATCGTCGATGGCAACCGGCGCTTCGAGCGCCGAACTGGACTTCGCCTCGGTGCAGCGCGCCAACCCGGAACTGGAGCGGCGCTGTCAGGAAGTGGCCGACCAGTGCTGGGCGCTCGGCGAACGGAACCCGATCCTGTCGATCCACGATGTCGGTGCCGGCGGCATTTCCAACGCGCTGCCGGAACTGGTGCATGCCGACGATCGCGGCGGCCATTTCAAGCTGCGCGACGTGCAGAGCGCCGATCCGGCGCTGAGCCCGATGGAAATCTGGTGCAACGAATCGCAGGAGCGTTACGTCCTCGCGATCGCCCCGGAATCGGTCGCGGTGATCCAGGCGATGTGCGAACGCGAGCGCTGCCCGTTCGCCGTGGTCGGCACCGCGACGGCCGTGCAGCAGTTGATCGTCGAAGACAGCGACGGCAGCTTGCCGGTCGACATGCCGATGCCGGTGCTGCTCGGCAAGCCGCCGAAGATGCAGCGAGTGACCTCGCGCAAGCATCCGGTCAGCGCGCCGCTGGCTTATCCGCCGGCTGGCGATGCGGCGCAGAAGGCTTTCATCAAGGACGCCGCCGAGCGGGTGCTGAAACTCCCCACCGTGGCCTCGAAGCAGTTCCTGATCACCATCGGCGATCGCACCGTCGGTGGTCTCACCGTGCGCGACCAGATGGTCGGCCCCTGGCAGACGCCGGTTGCCGACGTCGCCGTGACCGCGACCGGTTTCGAAGCGATGACGGGCGAAGCGATGGCGATGGGCGAACGCCCGACGATCGCGCTGCTCGATGCCGCTGCCAGCGGCCGCATGGCCGTCGCCGAATCGGTGCTGAACATCGCCGCTGCCCATATCGGCAAGCTGTCCGACATTCGCCTGTCGGCGAACTGGATGGCCGCCTGCGGGCAAGGCGACGAGGACGCGCGCCTGTTCGACGCTGTCGAAGCGATCGGCCGTGAGCTGTGCCCGGCGCTCGGCATCGCGATTCCGGTCGGCAAGGATTCGTTGTCGATGAAGTCGGTCTGGCAGGACGGCGGTGAGACGAAGACTCAGACCTCGCCGCTGAGCCTGGTGATCACCGCATTCGCGCCGGTCGCCGATGTGCGCAAGACGCTGACGCCGCAGCTCAAGGCCGAAGCCGCCAGCCGGCTGATGCTGGTCGACCTCGGCGCCGGCAAGAACCGCCTGGGCGGTTCCGCACTCGCGCAGGTGTTCGGCGCGGTTGGCGACACGGCGCCGGATCTCGACGATCCCGCGCGGCTGAAGGCAGCGTTCGACTGGCTGCAGACGATGAACGCGCAGGGCAAATTGCTGGCCTATCACGACCGTTCCGACGGCGGCCTGTTCGCCACGCTGTGCGAAATGGCGTTTGCCGGCCGCAGCGGCATCGATGTCGCACTTGATGCCCTCGGCCCCGATCCGGTCGCAGCCTTGTTCTGCGAGGAGCTTGGTTTTGTCGTCCAGCTGAAGCTCGCCGATGTCGACGCCGCTGTCGCCAGCGCGCGCGCTGCCGGCCTGCACGCCGGGCTGATCGGCGAAGCCAGCGCCGATGAAAAGATCACGATTCACCACGGCGGCAAGACCGTGTTCAGCAACGAAGTCCAGACGCTGTATCGCAACTGGGCCGAGACCAGTCATCGCATCGCATCCTTGCGCGACAACCCGGATTGCACGCGCGAAGAGTTCGACGCCGCCGGCGACATGGCCGATCCGGGCTTGAGCGTGCGTCTGACCTTCGAGCCTTCCGTTGCTCCAAAGATCGGCAAGCGTCCCAAGGTTGCCGTGCTGCGCGAGCAGGGCGTCAACGGCCAGGTCGAGATGGCCTACGGTTTCCACGCCGCCGGCTTCGACGCCGTCGACGTGCACATGAGCGACATCCTCGAAGGCCGCGTGCAGCTCGATGGCTTCGTCGGTTTCGCGGCGGCGGGCGGCTTCAGCTATGGCGACGTGCTCGGCGCCGGTCTCGGCTGGGCGCGCTCGATCCTCTTCAACGAACGCGCCCGCGACGAGTTCCAGCGCTTCCTGGCCAAGGATGATCGCTTCGCGCTAGGCGTCTGCAACGGCTGCCAGATGATGGCGGCACTGAAGGGCATCGTCCCCGGCGCGGAAGCCTGGCCGGCGTTCCGGCGCAATCGTTCGGAGCAGTTCGAAGCGCGCTGGTCGATGGTCGAGCTGACCGAGAGCAAGTCGATGTTCTTCCAGGGCATGGCGGGTACGCGGATGCCGATCGCCATCGCCCACGGCGAAGGCCGTGCCGAGTTCGGCAACGCGGCCGATCAGGCGGCGCTGGAAGCTGCCGGTGGTGTCGCGATGCGCTACATCGATAACCGCGGCCGAGTGGCAACGCGCTATCCGGCGAATCCGAACGGCTCGCCAGCCGGCATCGCCTCGGTCACCAACGCCGATGGCCGGGTGACGATCCTGATGCCGCATCCCGAACGCACCATCGCCGGCACCGTCGGTAGCTGGTGGCCGCAGCAGTGGGACGGCAAGACGCCGTGGTTCCGGATGTTTCAGAACGCGCGCGCATTTGCGCGCTGA
- a CDS encoding MBL fold metallo-hydrolase: protein MRFAYLGSGSKGNALIVEAGDTRVLLDCGLPLVEVDARLARLGLMASDLTAIIVTHEHGDHIGGVAKLARRNQLPVWLTAGTRAAWKAAPEEWVRTLSPHRPITLGAFEIVPYPVPHDAREPCQYVFGHQGRRVGVLTDAGSVTPYMRESLTGLDALLLEFNHDRQMLLNGPYPSFLKQRVAGPKGHLSNAQAAELLGSLDISRLQHLVLTHLSETNNTPEHALAAASEVLGAQPDWLVCAHQDAGLDWRHVN, encoded by the coding sequence ATGCGCTTTGCCTATCTCGGCAGCGGCAGCAAGGGCAACGCGCTGATCGTCGAAGCCGGCGATACCCGCGTGCTGCTCGACTGCGGCCTGCCGCTAGTCGAGGTCGATGCGAGGCTCGCCCGGCTCGGCCTCATGGCCAGCGATCTGACCGCGATCATCGTCACCCACGAGCATGGCGATCACATCGGCGGCGTGGCGAAACTCGCGCGTCGCAACCAGCTGCCGGTCTGGCTGACCGCCGGCACCCGCGCGGCATGGAAAGCGGCGCCGGAGGAATGGGTGCGTACCTTGAGCCCGCATCGGCCGATCACCCTCGGCGCATTCGAGATCGTTCCGTACCCGGTGCCGCACGATGCCCGCGAGCCCTGCCAGTACGTGTTCGGCCATCAGGGTCGCCGTGTGGGGGTGCTCACCGATGCCGGCAGCGTCACGCCGTACATGCGCGAATCGCTGACCGGGCTGGACGCCTTGCTGCTCGAGTTCAACCACGATCGGCAGATGCTGCTGAACGGCCCTTACCCGTCATTCCTGAAGCAGCGCGTGGCCGGACCGAAGGGTCATCTGAGCAACGCCCAGGCCGCCGAGCTGCTCGGCAGTCTCGATATTTCCCGGCTTCAGCACCTGGTGCTGACCCATCTTTCCGAAACCAACAACACCCCGGAGCACGCGCTGGCTGCGGCTTCCGAAGTGCTTGGCGCGCAGCCTGACTGGCTGGTCTGCGCCCACCAGGACGCCGGCCTCGACTGGCGTCACGTCAACTGA
- a CDS encoding DUF1820 family protein has translation MSTPQRLYRVTFLNQGSVYEIYARSVSHGSMMGFVEIEKIVFGERSSILVDPGEEKLKAEFANVSRTFVPVHAIVRIDQVDKAGAARIMAGGESGKVMPFPVFTGGGDHKS, from the coding sequence ATGAGCACCCCCCAGCGCCTGTACCGCGTCACTTTCCTCAACCAGGGCAGCGTTTACGAAATCTACGCGCGCTCGGTCAGCCATGGTTCGATGATGGGTTTCGTCGAGATCGAGAAGATCGTCTTCGGTGAACGCAGCTCGATCCTCGTCGATCCGGGCGAGGAAAAGCTGAAGGCGGAATTTGCCAATGTTTCGCGCACCTTCGTGCCGGTGCATGCCATCGTCCGCATCGACCAGGTCGACAAGGCCGGTGCCGCGCGGATCATGGCCGGTGGGGAATCCGGCAAGGTCATGCCGTTCCCTGTGTTCACCGGCGGTGGCGACCATAAGTCCTAG
- a CDS encoding epoxide hydrolase family protein, protein MRPRSPFVTTSIQPFHLSISESQLVDLRRRLELTRWPDPETVGDWSQGVPLEQAKALVEHWLTKYDWRRCEAMLNGLGQFTTEIDGVAIHFLHVRSKHENAMPMIMTHGWPGSVIEFHKVIGPLTDPTAHGGKAEDAFHLVIPSLPGYGFSGKPPKAGWGVQKIASVWAELMSRLGYSRYVAQGGDWGSLVTTNLGALRPEGLAAIHVNMPVVLPADLGNKFSTEEAAMLGALQHYDRWDSGYSKQQSTRPQTVGYGLADSPSGQAMWIYEKFWKWMDCNGDPLSVLAADEILDNVMLYWLSNSAASSARLYWESYHDGFIAVQLALPVGCSIFAREIYRAPRSWAERCMSSLIYWNEVPKGGHFAAFEQPGLFVNELRNCFRLVR, encoded by the coding sequence ATCCGTCCCAGGAGCCCTTTCGTGACCACCAGCATCCAGCCCTTCCACCTGTCCATCTCCGAATCCCAACTCGTCGACCTGCGCCGCCGTCTGGAGCTGACGCGCTGGCCTGATCCGGAGACGGTCGGCGACTGGTCGCAGGGCGTGCCGCTGGAGCAGGCGAAGGCGCTGGTCGAGCACTGGCTGACGAAGTACGACTGGCGGCGCTGCGAAGCGATGCTGAACGGGCTTGGCCAGTTCACCACCGAGATCGATGGCGTGGCGATCCACTTCCTGCATGTGCGCTCGAAGCACGAGAACGCGATGCCGATGATCATGACTCACGGCTGGCCGGGTTCGGTGATCGAGTTCCACAAGGTGATCGGCCCGCTGACCGATCCGACCGCCCACGGCGGCAAGGCCGAGGATGCGTTCCATCTGGTCATTCCCTCGTTGCCCGGCTACGGCTTTTCCGGCAAGCCGCCGAAAGCGGGCTGGGGAGTGCAGAAGATCGCCAGCGTCTGGGCCGAGCTGATGAGCCGGCTCGGTTACAGCCGCTATGTCGCCCAGGGCGGTGACTGGGGCTCGCTGGTGACCACCAATCTCGGCGCGCTGCGGCCCGAGGGGCTGGCGGCGATCCACGTCAATATGCCGGTGGTGTTGCCGGCCGATCTCGGCAACAAATTCAGCACCGAGGAAGCAGCGATGCTCGGCGCGCTGCAGCACTACGATCGCTGGGATTCCGGCTACTCGAAGCAGCAGTCGACGCGGCCGCAGACGGTGGGCTACGGACTGGCCGATTCGCCGTCCGGCCAGGCGATGTGGATCTACGAGAAGTTCTGGAAGTGGATGGATTGCAACGGCGATCCGCTGAGCGTGCTGGCGGCCGACGAGATCCTCGACAACGTCATGTTGTACTGGCTGAGCAATAGCGCCGCATCGTCGGCCCGCCTGTACTGGGAGAGCTATCACGACGGTTTCATCGCCGTGCAGCTCGCGCTGCCGGTGGGCTGCAGCATCTTCGCCAGGGAGATCTACCGCGCGCCGCGCAGCTGGGCCGAGCGCTGCATGTCGAGCCTGATCTACTGGAACGAGGTTCCGAAGGGCGGCCACTTCGCGGCGTTCGAGCAGCCGGGGTTGTTCGTCAATGAACTGCGCAACTGTTTCCGGCTGGTGCGCTAG
- a CDS encoding Fic family protein, whose product MDSRLGRYQLCNTTGESYRAFIPPPLPPQPSLAFDTELLALLEEANRLLGRLDGLASALPDPQLLLYQYVRKEAVLSSQIEGTQSSLSDLLIHELDEAPGVPEDDVEEVSCYVRALNHGLDRLNTLPLSLRLLREMHAVLLASGRGATKQPGEFRRSQNWLGGTRPGNAVFVPPPPEQLMDCLGSFETFLHDPQTPPLIKAALAHVQFETIHPFLDGNGRLGRLLIALLLVEARVLQYPLLYLSLHFKTNRSEYYDRLSRVRTHGDWEGWLRFFLRGVVNTAAEACDTARQIVALFDADRARLPALGRMSATALALHRHLRTRPVTNAVHATAAIGIARSSVLTAFARLTELGLVREMTGYRRNRVFAYDAYLRLLTRDTEPLPH is encoded by the coding sequence ATGGACTCCCGGCTTGGGCGCTATCAGCTATGCAACACGACGGGAGAAAGCTATCGCGCTTTCATCCCGCCGCCGTTGCCGCCGCAACCCTCACTCGCTTTCGATACCGAACTGCTGGCGCTGCTCGAAGAGGCCAATCGCCTGCTCGGCCGGCTGGATGGCCTGGCCAGCGCGCTGCCGGATCCGCAACTGCTGCTCTACCAGTACGTGCGCAAGGAAGCCGTGCTGTCGTCGCAGATCGAAGGCACGCAGTCATCGCTCTCCGATCTGCTGATCCACGAACTGGACGAAGCGCCAGGCGTGCCAGAAGACGACGTCGAGGAAGTGTCCTGCTATGTCCGGGCGCTGAATCACGGGCTGGATCGTCTCAACACGCTGCCGTTGTCCTTGCGCCTGCTACGGGAAATGCACGCGGTGCTGCTGGCCAGCGGTCGCGGAGCGACGAAGCAGCCGGGAGAATTCCGACGCAGCCAGAACTGGCTGGGTGGAACCCGGCCCGGCAATGCGGTGTTCGTGCCGCCGCCGCCCGAACAGCTGATGGACTGTCTCGGCTCGTTCGAGACCTTCCTGCATGACCCGCAGACCCCGCCGCTGATCAAGGCCGCGCTCGCACACGTGCAGTTCGAGACCATTCACCCGTTCCTGGATGGCAATGGTCGTCTCGGTCGTCTGCTGATCGCCCTGCTGCTGGTTGAAGCCAGAGTGCTGCAGTACCCGCTGCTGTACCTGAGCCTGCACTTCAAGACCAATCGCAGCGAGTATTACGACCGACTCAGCCGCGTGCGGACGCATGGCGACTGGGAGGGCTGGCTGCGCTTTTTCCTGCGCGGCGTCGTCAACACCGCCGCCGAAGCCTGCGATACCGCCCGCCAGATCGTTGCCCTGTTCGATGCCGATCGCGCCCGCCTGCCGGCGTTGGGACGGATGTCCGCTACCGCGCTGGCACTGCACCGGCATCTCCGCACCCGGCCGGTCACCAACGCCGTGCACGCGACGGCGGCCATCGGTATCGCCCGGTCCAGCGTGCTGACCGCTTTCGCCCGGCTGACCGAACTCGGCCTGGTCCGCGAAATGACCGGCTACCGCCGCAATCGCGTATTCGCCTACGACGCCTATCTGCGCCTGCTGACGCGCGATACCGAACCGCTGCCCCACTAA
- the thiC gene encoding phosphomethylpyrimidine synthase ThiC, translating to MSAVPKSAVDALTQTRADELSAEVREPFAKSRKVYVEGSRPDIRVPMREIIQTPTRLHNSKEGDAGEVANPPLTVYDTAGPYTDPEVRIDLMKGLEPLRANWIAERNDTEELKGPTSIFGRIRAADDKTAALRFSHIRKPLRAKKGANVSQMHYARQGIITPEMEFVAIRENIRVQELHDSYQAAGYLKRHAGQSFGASIPEVITPEFVRSEIARGRAIIPANINHPELEPMIIGRNFLVKINANIGNSAVTSSISEEVEKMVWSTRWGGDTVMDLSTGKNIHETREWIIRNSPVPIGTVPIYQALEKVNGKAEDLTWEIFRDTLIEQAEQGVDYFTIHAGVRLQYIPLTAERVTGIVSRGGSILAKWCLAHHQENFLYTHFEDICEIMKAYDVSFSLGDGLRPGSIADANDAAQFGELETLGELTQIAWKHDVQVMIEGPGHVPMHLIKENMEKQLKDCDEAPFYTLGPLTTDIAPGYDHITSGIGAAMIGWFGTAMLCYVTPKEHLGLPDKNDVRVGIVTYKIAAHAADLAKGHPAAQVRDNALSKARFEFRWEDQFNLGLDPEKAKEFHDETLPQEGAKLAHFCSMCGPHFCSMKITQDVRDYAAQQKLDAADALAHGMADKAAEFKAAGAEVYRRE from the coding sequence ATGAGTGCCGTCCCGAAATCCGCAGTCGATGCGCTGACCCAGACCCGCGCCGATGAACTGAGCGCCGAGGTTCGCGAGCCGTTCGCCAAGAGCCGCAAGGTCTATGTCGAAGGCTCACGTCCGGACATCCGGGTGCCGATGCGCGAAATCATCCAGACGCCGACTAGGCTGCACAACAGCAAGGAAGGCGATGCGGGCGAAGTCGCCAATCCGCCGCTCACCGTCTACGACACCGCCGGTCCGTACACCGATCCGGAGGTCCGCATCGATCTGATGAAGGGCCTGGAGCCGCTGCGCGCGAACTGGATTGCCGAGCGCAACGACACCGAGGAACTGAAAGGTCCGACCTCGATCTTCGGCCGCATCCGCGCCGCCGACGACAAGACCGCAGCCTTGCGCTTCAGTCATATCCGCAAGCCGTTGCGCGCGAAGAAGGGTGCCAACGTCAGCCAGATGCACTACGCGCGTCAGGGCATCATCACGCCGGAAATGGAGTTCGTCGCCATCCGCGAGAACATCCGCGTGCAGGAGCTGCACGACAGCTACCAGGCCGCCGGTTACCTGAAGCGCCACGCCGGCCAGAGCTTCGGCGCCAGCATTCCGGAAGTGATCACGCCGGAATTCGTCCGCAGCGAAATCGCCCGCGGCCGCGCCATCATCCCGGCCAACATCAACCACCCGGAACTGGAGCCGATGATCATCGGCCGCAACTTCCTGGTGAAGATCAACGCCAACATCGGCAACTCGGCGGTCACCTCGTCGATCTCCGAGGAAGTCGAGAAGATGGTCTGGTCGACGCGCTGGGGCGGCGACACGGTGATGGATCTGTCCACCGGCAAGAACATCCACGAAACCCGCGAGTGGATCATCCGCAACTCGCCAGTGCCGATCGGCACGGTGCCGATCTACCAGGCGCTGGAGAAGGTCAATGGCAAGGCCGAAGACCTGACCTGGGAAATCTTCCGCGACACCTTGATCGAACAAGCCGAGCAGGGCGTCGACTACTTCACGATCCACGCCGGTGTGCGCCTGCAGTACATCCCGCTGACCGCCGAGCGGGTCACCGGCATCGTCAGCCGCGGAGGTTCGATCCTCGCCAAGTGGTGCCTCGCGCATCACCAGGAAAACTTCCTGTACACGCATTTCGAAGACATCTGCGAAATCATGAAGGCCTACGACGTGTCGTTCAGCCTCGGCGACGGCCTGCGTCCTGGCTCGATCGCCGATGCCAATGACGCGGCCCAGTTCGGCGAACTGGAAACGCTCGGCGAGCTGACCCAGATCGCCTGGAAGCACGACGTGCAGGTGATGATCGAAGGCCCCGGCCACGTGCCGATGCACCTGATCAAGGAGAACATGGAGAAGCAGTTGAAAGACTGCGACGAAGCGCCGTTCTACACACTCGGGCCGCTGACCACCGACATCGCTCCGGGCTATGACCACATCACCTCGGGCATCGGCGCGGCGATGATCGGCTGGTTCGGCACCGCGATGCTCTGCTACGTCACGCCGAAGGAGCATCTGGGCCTGCCGGACAAGAACGATGTCCGCGTCGGCATCGTCACCTACAAGATCGCCGCTCACGCCGCCGACCTCGCCAAGGGCCATCCGGCGGCGCAGGTGCGCGACAACGCCTTGAGCAAGGCGCGCTTCGAATTCCGCTGGGAAGACCAGTTCAATCTCGGCCTCGATCCCGAGAAAGCCAAGGAATTCCACGATGAAACCCTGCCGCAGGAAGGGGCCAAGCTCGCTCATTTCTGCTCGATGTGCGGCCCGCACTTCTGTTCGATGAAGATCACCCAGGACGTGCGTGACTACGCGGCCCAGCAGAAGCTCGACGCCGCCGACGCCCTGGCACATGGCATGGCCGACAAGGCCGCCGAGTTCAAGGCGGCGGGGGCGGAGGTTTATCGGCGGGAGTGA
- a CDS encoding glycine zipper family protein, which produces MNTFRMSVACLLLAGLGGCAASRPVLYPNQTLNQSGKAAGDAAIQDCRRKADAANVDDPQAGAVAKSTGVGAAVGAATGAAVGAVLGNAGRGAAAGAAGGGAQGLISGMFSSSGPSPLYKSYVDRCLRDQGYEVLGWK; this is translated from the coding sequence ATGAACACGTTCCGGATGTCTGTTGCCTGCTTGCTGCTCGCCGGTCTCGGCGGCTGCGCCGCGTCGCGGCCGGTGCTGTACCCGAACCAGACCCTGAACCAGAGCGGCAAGGCCGCCGGCGACGCCGCGATCCAGGATTGCCGGCGCAAGGCGGATGCGGCGAATGTCGATGATCCGCAGGCGGGTGCGGTGGCGAAATCGACCGGCGTCGGCGCTGCCGTCGGTGCCGCGACCGGTGCGGCTGTGGGTGCGGTGCTCGGCAATGCCGGACGCGGTGCGGCAGCCGGTGCGGCCGGTGGTGGCGCGCAGGGTCTGATCAGCGGCATGTTCAGCTCGTCCGGGCCAAGCCCGCTGTACAAGTCCTATGTCGACCGTTGCTTGCGCGATCAGGGCTATGAAGTTCTAGGCTGGAAATAG
- a CDS encoding NUDIX hydrolase has product MTIETLHEGRFLRLLRNDTWEYVSRPHARGAAFIAARTDDGELVLVEQYRVPLQSACIELPAGIVGDEAAFADEDFEAAALRELEEETGYRAGKIQHILTGPTAPGMSSELLHFYVATRLERIHDGGGVEGENITVHRVPIVSIQPWLAAQAAAGKRIDPRVYVGLWFLAQTPA; this is encoded by the coding sequence ATGACCATCGAAACCCTGCACGAAGGCCGCTTCCTGCGCCTGCTCCGCAATGACACCTGGGAGTACGTGTCACGGCCGCATGCGCGCGGTGCCGCGTTCATCGCTGCGCGGACCGATGACGGTGAACTGGTGCTGGTCGAGCAGTACCGGGTGCCCTTGCAGTCGGCCTGCATCGAACTGCCGGCCGGTATCGTCGGCGACGAAGCCGCGTTCGCCGACGAGGATTTCGAAGCCGCCGCACTGCGTGAACTGGAGGAGGAAACCGGCTACCGCGCCGGAAAGATCCAGCACATCCTGACCGGCCCGACCGCGCCCGGCATGTCCTCCGAGCTGCTGCATTTCTACGTTGCGACGCGGCTCGAGCGCATCCATGACGGCGGCGGTGTGGAAGGCGAGAACATCACCGTGCATCGGGTGCCGATCGTTTCGATCCAGCCCTGGCTCGCTGCCCAGGCGGCAGCCGGCAAGCGCATCGATCCGCGGGTTTATGTCGGCCTGTGGTTCCTGGCCCAGACGCCGGCTTGA